The Candidatus Sysuiplasma acidicola genomic sequence CAGCTATCCTAAGAGAGTCAATATTCGTAAAATTACAGTCGGTTATAAACACCGCTGCACTGGTCTTAGGTGAAGTATTACTTGTTGCATTGTCAGAGCCGAAGATCGAATTTTCCACCCTGATGTGCAGAGACTTTGTTGCGGACAGTCCCGAGTCCGCCTGCGTCCCGGAATCGTTAAGGTAATTGCCGCTGAAGATTAGACTGCGCGACGACGCGACGGAAATCACAGTAAACGGAGTACCATGTGAGGCATTTGCCTGAATGAATGGTGTTGGTGTCGACACAAAGGAATCCCCGGTCATCACAACATCTCGGCATATAGATACGGCAATCAGCGCTCCAACACCATAAAATCCGCTTAAACGCAGTAAAATGGAGCTTGAATTCACAGAGTCGATTATCGGTCCAGTGGCGTAAAGTTTTGAATCATGCACTGACGCGAAGGAATTATTCAGTTCAATCATTGCAGCAGGCGAAGGCGCAGATGAATTACCGTTCAGCATACTCCTGTTTATGATGAGCCGGGAATCGAGAAATTTCATTGTGAACTGGCCATAGTTGTTCACGGCGTGGCTGATTTCAATGTTTGTGTTGTTGAAAATTGCAGTCGAATTGAAGAAGGAAAGCGAAACGGGCCTGGAGATGGATGAGTTTACGACGATTGTTTCGTTTGAAGCCGTAAAATTAATGTTATTGTATGAGCTGTTCGAAGTAATATAAACCGTACTAGATCCCTTCGATGGCAATGAGGGTGCTAAGGTGCTGAAATTAACATGAATGGCCTCCGCGTGTGTTACCTGCGCTTCTTTGAGTTGGATAGTGTTAGTATGCGATGGAGACGCTGGATACTCACAGCCTGCAATCGGCTGGTCCGTCGCAGCCGCTAATAAAAGAATGCAGATGCATATGATCAGTATCTCCAGTTTGTGTTCCAAGCACGCGCTTCCCTTGCTTTCCGCTTTCACTCCATGGTCGGCTAGGCTGATAACTTTTTTTGCAGATCGCCTTGCCTGCGTAAAAATCTATATAACTGGAATCTCTGCGTCTTTTTTGATTGCTGGAATTCGATATGCCTGTTACCGATGAAGTTGTGAAGAAGGCTCTGTGGTTCTACCATGATGAAGTGAAGGATGCCGAGGTGTACAGCAGCCTAGGAGCGAAGGAGCAAGACAGCAAGAGAGGCAGATTCCTGAAGGAACTGGGAGAGATGGAAAGGAATCACGCCGATTTCTGGAAGGATTTTCTACAGAAGCGTGGGGTCGGCAACTTGGATTACAGATACCCTTCGTACAGGAGAAAGTTCATACTTCTTCTTCGCAGGATCATCGGCCTCCCCATGGTTATACGGCTGTTCGAAAGGGGGGAAGAGGCAGTGATTAAGGAATACAGTGAATTCCTCACTACACAGCTAATTGACGAAGAGCAGCGAAAGAAACTTCACAGTATAGTCACTGATGAAATACTTCATGAAGAGTATTTTGCGACGCAACTCAGCGGCATGTCAAACAGACTCGAATCCATCAGGGACGTTTTCTACGGTATGAGCGACGGCTTGGTGGAAGTACTTGCCGCAGTAGCCGGACTTGTGCCGATAGTCAAGACACCCGTGCTTGTGGCAGCCGGGGGTCTGGTAGTGGGCATTTCCGGCACGCTTTCCATGGCAATAGGCGCATACATGTCCACAAAGGCTCACGTGGAAATCGGACGAAGGCAGACAGACAGAGTTGCAAGGGAAATTGAATTAGTGAGCGTCGAAGAGAGAATTGAGAGATTGAAGTCGCTCTTCAAGAATATGGGTTTTGAAGATGCTTACATCAATGAAGCCGCCGAATCAATGGCCCGCAACGGCAATGTTTCGACCGAATTCTACGTGCGGAACAAGCTGGGCAGATCAACCGTTAGCGAAGAAAACCCGAGGCGGGCGGGTCTGCAAACCGGTCTCTTTTATCTTATAGGTTCAGCATTCCCGATACTTCCTTTTGCATTTGTGGGTGGAATTACCGGTCTCATACTGTCAGTAATAGCCGTTGCTGCGGCACAGACTGCCGCGGCGACAGTCATATCACTCTCTTCAGATACGTCTGTGTTGAAGAAGGTGCTTGAAACAGTTGGACTCACGCTTGGCGCAGCTGCTGCCACATTCATACTCGGAAACATAATGTTTGCATTACTGCATCTGCCGGCAGTGCCTTGACAGGACAATCGCTCATGTCATGGTCCAAATGGTCTGCAGGCACTGCAGAAACATGGTTCAATCCCCGGTCATGGAATATTTCCTGTCTTTCCATAATACTTTGAACCCTGCAACTGCCCTCAGGAATGCGCTCGTCGAAATGAGCAAATATATTCCTATGGAAACCGGAAACAGAAGAGCGATATATGCAGGACTTCCTGTACCTATCTGGAATATCAGCATTCTGAGGATGACAAATACAAGAGACAGCGACGAAACGGCAAGAAGCAGAAGACTTCCATCGAATATGGAGTAATACATCATCCAGAATGGAAGGTAAAATGTGAATGCTAGGTATAGAATTCCAGCCAAATGGATGTGATATTTTCTTCCTACCTCTCCCTGAATGTCTCTCACCACGCCTTCCCACAGTTCTCCCCTGTTTCTGTACATTCTCGTGCTCAGATAGCCGCTCGCCCAGTAAAATCTGATTTTCATGCCGTTCTTTCTGAAGAGCTTCGCGAGATTGACATCCTCCACTATCTTTTCCCTGATGGCGCGGTGCGTGCCGCACTTCTCATACGCTTCCCTCTTCATCATCATATATTGTCCGTTGGCCATCGCCACGCGTCCCCTGTCCCGGTTCATTAGTGGTGGCATGTAAAGCAGCATGATAAACTGAGCAAATAATGGAAGCATGAGTTTCTCCCAGAACCCTTTCATCACCATTTTCGGCCCGAGCGAAAGCAAATCTGTATTCTCATGGAGCATCGACCTGACAGTCGTGGAAACTGTTTCACGCGTCAGTACCATGTCTCCGTCAACGAAGAGAAGTATCTCTCCCCGGGATTCCTTGTATCCAAGAAATGCGCCCCAGTTCTTGCCGGTCCACCCGGTAGGTCTCTCACTCTCTCTAATGATCTTTATCCTGTCGCCGTAGCTCTGTAATATTTCCCATGTACCATCCTCGGAATTACCATCTGCAACGATCACTTCCAGGCCCGTGTAGTCCTGATTAAGTACGGAGTCGATGCAGCCGCGTATGTCGTTTGCTTCGTTCCTGCAGGGAATTATGACACTGACTGTCGTTCCAGGCTGATGAGTTCCTTCTTCAGAACCGGGCAGATGGTTGTCAATGCTGTCGACGTTTATTGCAAGCAGAAACACGATTCCCAGCGAAATGAATGAGTATATCGCAAAGAAACAAAACAGCAAAAGTGTAACTGTGTTCAGATGCACGCCTCTGAACAAATTCGCTGTATATTTATTGTTAACCCGCAACACGAGCGCAGTTTGGTGGATAGCCAGATGCGCTAACTCCTGTTGCATTTTTGTACACGACTGCTGCTGTTATGAATCCATGGGAAGTCCATCCTTCTGAAAAGGTTGAAT encodes the following:
- a CDS encoding VIT1/CCC1 family protein, translated to MLEFDMPVTDEVVKKALWFYHDEVKDAEVYSSLGAKEQDSKRGRFLKELGEMERNHADFWKDFLQKRGVGNLDYRYPSYRRKFILLLRRIIGLPMVIRLFERGEEAVIKEYSEFLTTQLIDEEQRKKLHSIVTDEILHEEYFATQLSGMSNRLESIRDVFYGMSDGLVEVLAAVAGLVPIVKTPVLVAAGGLVVGISGTLSMAIGAYMSTKAHVEIGRRQTDRVAREIELVSVEERIERLKSLFKNMGFEDAYINEAAESMARNGNVSTEFYVRNKLGRSTVSEENPRRAGLQTGLFYLIGSAFPILPFAFVGGITGLILSVIAVAAAQTAAATVISLSSDTSVLKKVLETVGLTLGAAAATFILGNIMFALLHLPAVP
- a CDS encoding glycosyltransferase, whose translation is MHLNTVTLLLFCFFAIYSFISLGIVFLLAINVDSIDNHLPGSEEGTHQPGTTVSVIIPCRNEANDIRGCIDSVLNQDYTGLEVIVADGNSEDGTWEILQSYGDRIKIIRESERPTGWTGKNWGAFLGYKESRGEILLFVDGDMVLTRETVSTTVRSMLHENTDLLSLGPKMVMKGFWEKLMLPLFAQFIMLLYMPPLMNRDRGRVAMANGQYMMMKREAYEKCGTHRAIREKIVEDVNLAKLFRKNGMKIRFYWASGYLSTRMYRNRGELWEGVVRDIQGEVGRKYHIHLAGILYLAFTFYLPFWMMYYSIFDGSLLLLAVSSLSLVFVILRMLIFQIGTGSPAYIALLFPVSIGIYLLISTSAFLRAVAGFKVLWKDRKYSMTGD